The following are encoded together in the Pectobacterium wasabiae CFBP 3304 genome:
- the idnD gene encoding L-idonate 5-dehydrogenase produces the protein MKKDTLKFEACIVHGKKDVKVEDRELVYTDSDIVVKVECGGICGSDIHYYHEGHAGLSVIKHPMVIGHEFVGKIYKASENSQLKVGQSVAINPSQPCNQCDYCLEGKQNECSTMRFMGSAQFNPHVNGGFAQYVTVSESQCYPYDEKIPSQIMSLAEPTAVVIHAINIAGSLVGKKVLVIGAGPIGALTIASAKASGAVEVVASDISERCRDIALEMGADSAVNPLDEHSIALYCQNKGYFDVVFEASGAPAAIASSVLMTRPNGLIVQIGMGPSPVQYPVAQMLVKELSWKGSFRFINEFATAVKWLEKGIINPQPIISAEYAYQDIEKALITASDKNISSKVLVKF, from the coding sequence CGATAGTGATATTGTGGTTAAGGTTGAATGTGGCGGTATTTGTGGATCAGACATCCATTATTACCATGAAGGTCACGCTGGTTTATCTGTAATAAAACACCCGATGGTTATCGGACATGAATTCGTCGGGAAAATTTATAAGGCATCAGAAAATAGCCAATTAAAAGTTGGACAAAGCGTTGCGATTAACCCTTCCCAACCTTGTAATCAATGTGATTATTGTCTGGAAGGCAAACAGAACGAATGTTCCACTATGCGGTTTATGGGTAGCGCACAGTTCAATCCACACGTAAACGGTGGATTCGCCCAATACGTCACGGTTTCTGAATCACAGTGTTATCCCTATGATGAGAAAATCCCTTCACAGATTATGTCACTCGCTGAACCAACAGCCGTCGTCATTCATGCCATCAATATAGCCGGAAGCCTAGTCGGGAAAAAGGTACTAGTCATCGGTGCTGGTCCAATTGGCGCGTTAACGATTGCCTCCGCCAAGGCTTCGGGCGCGGTAGAAGTTGTTGCCTCCGATATCAGCGAAAGATGCAGAGATATCGCGCTGGAGATGGGGGCCGATAGCGCGGTGAACCCGCTTGATGAACATTCAATAGCGCTATATTGCCAAAATAAAGGCTATTTTGATGTCGTATTCGAGGCTAGCGGTGCCCCTGCGGCCATTGCTTCATCGGTACTCATGACACGCCCTAACGGGCTAATTGTACAGATTGGTATGGGGCCAAGCCCTGTGCAGTACCCCGTTGCACAAATGCTGGTGAAAGAATTGTCCTGGAAAGGCTCATTCCGCTTCATTAACGAATTTGCCACCGCTGTTAAATGGCTGGAGAAAGGAATTATTAATCCGCAGCCAATTATATCGGCCGAATACGCCTATCAAGATATAGAAAAAGCATTAATTACCGCAAGCGATAAAAACATTTCGTCAAAAGTCTTAGTTAAATTTTAA